The genome window CACAATTTTACATTTTACATTTTACATTTTACATTTTTGATTGCTGTTGATATTGCATAACTGATTACCGGTACAAGGAACAAAAGCAGCAGAATCGCAATCAGTGCTCTTATTCCCATTTCATCAAACCCAAGATATACAAATACACCCAACAGAATAATAGATATGCCAAACGGGACTGATTTTGCAACAATCTGTGCACGAGTATGAAAATCAGTGAACCGAACAA of Elusimicrobiota bacterium contains these proteins:
- a CDS encoding monovalent cation/H(+) antiporter subunit G, encoding VRFTDFHTRAQIVAKSVPFGISIILLGVFVYLGFDEMGIRALIAILLLLFLVPVISYAISTAIKNVKCKM